The sequence CCTTCCTCCACCCCGTTACACCCGCGACGGGGGTGTGGGTGCGCGTTCGTCGAAGATAGACACGCGAGGGATGCCGTTCATCAATAATTCAGCCAACGGCTCGAATCAAACCGTCTCGAGCCGCTAACACGTCGAATTTACACCCGCGATCGATCTCCATACGCTTAAGGGGGTCCACTCGGAAGCCACGCGATACTGCAATGTCCGCGAACGACGATCGTGATCCACTCTTTCGGTACGACGATCCGGTCTTTGCCGACGAGCGGTTGCTCGAGATCACGCACCTGCCCGGTCCGGACCGAATCGTCGGACGCGACGACCAGATGCAGCGGGTTGCGGACGCCCTGAACCCTGCGATTTTCGGGAGCGAACCCAATCACCTGTTCATCTTCGGAAAGACGGGAACCGGCAAATCACTCATTTCGCGGTCGGTCACGAAGCGCGTGATCTCCGAGGCCGGACGCGACGGCGTCACGGTGAAGTACGCCTTCATCGACTGCGGTGAGCAGAACACCGAGGCCTCGATCATCAAGACGATCGCTCAGATCGTCAACGAACCGTCAGCCAGCGGCATCTCGATTCCGGACCGCGGGCTGGGAACCGGCGACTACTACAAGCGTCTCTGGCAGGCTGTCGACCGCTGTACCGACGTGACCATCGTCATCCTGGACGAGATCGATATGCTCGAGGACGACGAGGTGCTCAGAAAACTCTCGCGTGCGGGCGAGAACCGCCGTATTTCGACCTCGAGCATCGGCATCATCGGCATCTCGAACAAGATCGACTTCCCCGATCACCTCTCCGAGCGCGTCAAGTCAAGTCTCTCGCGGGACGAACTCGTCTTCTCGCCGTACGACGCGAATCAGCTGGTCGAAATCCTCGAGAAGCGGCGCGACGCGTTCCACGACGGTGTCCTCGCCGACGACGTGATTCCGCTCACCGCGGCCCTCGCAGCACAGGAACACGGTGACGCACGCAAGGCGATCGACATCCTCCGGAACGCCGGCCGAATCGCCAAGAAGCAGAACGCGAGCCGGGTCGTGGCCGACCACGTCCGCGACGCAAAGGAGAAGACCGAAGCCGACCGGTTCAACGAACTGATCGAGGGCTCCCCACAGCAGGCGAAGGCGATTCTCTACGCGCTGACGCTGCTCACCGAGAACAGCACCCAGAAGGAGTTCCCGACGAAGATCATCTACAACCAGTACAAGGAGATTGCGGGACAACTCGAGTTCGACGTCCTCTCGGAACGACGCGTCCAGGAGATTCTGCAGGAGCAGAACTTCCTGAACGTGATCCAGTCCGAGCGCGAAGGACGCGGGCGCGGCCGTGGTGCCCACGCGAAACATCGCCTGCTCGAGAATCCGTCGATCGTCAAGAAAGTGCTCCTGCGCGATTCGCGGCTCGCGGTGCTCGACGAGGCGACGCGGTCGTCTTGAACAGTCGGTCCGACTCTGATGGCGAAGTTCGTTCGTGATCGCTCCCGGTTCGCCCCGACAGACCGTGATCTGGACGACCGTCCCAACCTCTAGGTCGTCCAATGTATCAAACGACGATTGAATACTTCTATTGGATTAAAGTGAACGTTCACGTATCGCCGATCGAGACGTCTGGGCGATGGTGAACATCGTCACGAAATTACAGGATACGGTGATGGCCAACCAGTCGGCAACGGCCATCGGGGGAGACGAGCCGGTGGATTTCGGAACGCTCTGGTCGCAGACCGATCGGTTCGCCGGCGGGTTGCAGGATCGTGGAATTGTCGCCGGCGACGCGATCGCACTCCACCTCGAAGACGCTCGAGCGTTTCTCGTGGCCGTTTTCGGTGCGCTGCGCACCGGCTGCGTCCCGGTTGCGATACCGCCCGGAACCGATCCGAATGGGGTCGCCGACGTGGTCGACGCGGTCGAGGCACGCGCCCTCGTGACCGACGCCGATCGGATCATGGCCGTCCTCAACCGGGCCGAATCCGTTCGCGTCGCGGTCGTCGTCGGGCGGGAGGCGCGGATGGGCGTCGACCTGTCGACGTTTCTCGAGAACGACGGGATGAACAGTGCAGGCTCACGGACGGGGATCGACGTGGTCAAACAGTCCGACGACGACCTCGCGCTGATCGCCTTCGTCGACCGAGCGCACCGGATCCCGTCGATCGATCGCCCTCGGGTTCCGTCGGAGCGACTCGAGGGACTCTGCTTCGATCACGAGGCATTGGCTGGCGCTGCAGACGTGGGGCGGTCGATCGGGTCGGTAGAGTCGCACCTTGGACTTCGCCCGATCACGTGCCCGCTCGAGTTCGGGGTCGGCGCGCTGGCCACGATCCTCGCGGGCGGTCGGTACGAACCCATCGGTCCGTGGGATCTCGAACGGGTCAGGGCACGCTGCGTGACGGGCGACGCCGCTCGAACGATCCTCACGCGGGAACAGGCCGACGCGCTCGACACGCTCGAGGACTTACCGATAGCCTGTCTCGTCCTCGAGTCGCTGTCGAGTGTCCCTGCCGGCCGACTCGTGACGGAGGGGGCTCGAGGCGAGTCCGGAGTGGCACTGGACACGGATGGCGTCCGTCGGCTGTACGGCGATCCGGCGACCGGGATCGTTCACGCGAGTGGGTCCGTTCTCGAGGGGGAGCCGGCCGACGACGGGACCGTTCGGCCGCTTCCGGAGGTCGACGTCCGGTCGATCGACACCGACAGAGGGACAGAAATCGCCGTTGCAACCCCCGCGGGAGCAACGAAATGCGTGCGCCGAGACGATGGGAGTGAACCGCGAACCGAGGACGATGGGAGTGAACCGCGAACCGAGGACGATGGGAGTGAACTGCGAACCGAGGACGATGGGAGTGAACTGCGAACCGACGCGGACGGGACACAAATTGACACGGACGGGACGCGAATCGACGCCCTCGACGGGCGGCAGTGGGTCAGGCCGGGGATACTCGGTGTCTCGCTCGAGGGAGCGGCCACCGAGTATAGTAACGACTGCAACGATTCACACACTGATCGCCGATTCGTCTGGCGATCAGGTGTGCACTGACGTGCAGTGGCTACTATAGGAAACGGCCGGGAGACCGTGCGAGCAGACCGCAAGTCGCCCTGTGGATGGTGTTTCGTTCGACTGGTGGCCGTACTGCCTCGACCGTGGTGCCTTTTAACCTCTGCTCCTCAGACGAACTATGCACAGCGTCGACGCGGCGGGGCTCGGAATCGGCGACGAGTACCCGCCCCGGATCATGGGCGTGTTGAACGTCAGTGAGGAGTCACCGTACGATCCGAGCGTCTACGACGACCCCGGCGACGCCGCCCGGTACGTCGACGAGGAACTGATCGACGAGGGGGCAGACATCGTCGACATCGGTCTCGAGTCGGCGAACAAGCGCTTCGAGGTGCTCTCTGCAGCGGAGGAACTCGAGCGGTTGCACGTCGCCGTCGACACCATCGAGAGCGTCTCCGGCGACGCGGTCTTCTCGATCGAAACCCGCTACGCCGAGGTCGCCGAGGCGGCCCTCGACCAGGGGTTCGACATGGTCAACGACATCTGCGGGTTCGCCGATCCCGAGATGCCCGTCGTCTGTGAGGAGTACGACGTCGCGGTGGCGAAGATGGCGAGTCCACCGGATCTCGAGCGGCCGGGTGCCGTCGAGGAGACCGACTGGGCCGCCCGGAAGTCTCCCGAGTGGGCCGAACGGGCGGACTACGTCGATCAGGTGTACGAGGCGCTCACACAGAACGGCCTGACGGACAAGACGATCGTCGATCCGGCATTCGGTGGCTGGAGTGAGGCCCAGACGCTCGCAGACGACCGGGAGACGTTCCGACGGCTCCGGGAGTTCCGCGCGCTCGGGCGGCCGATGCTCGTCTCGATCAACCGCAAGAACTTCCTCGGTGACGTGGCAGGCCGCGAGACCGACGAGCGGCTCCCGGTCAGCCTCGCTGCGACCTCGATGGCCGTCGAACGCGGCGCACACGTGATCCGGACCCACGACGTCGCCGAAACGCGCGACGCGGCGCTGATCGGCGACGCATTCACCGAACGATCGCGGGCGAGTGTCGAGGGCGTTTCAGCCACACGGCTGGACGTCCACTCGACGCGGGACCTCAGGAAGCACCTCGAGCAACGGGGCGTCGACCCGGACCTGGCAACCACTACCCACCAGGTGACCGTCGAACTCGAGGGCCTTTCTGCCGCGGAGTGGGCGGGACTCGAGTCGGTCGTCGGCGACCCCGCTGGCGACGGTCAGTCCCCGGTGTTCGTCACCCACGTCTCGGGAGACAGGGGGCTCGTGAGTGGCCCCGTCGACTCCCTCGAGACGGTCGCACGGCGACTCGAGGACGGTCCCGAAACCACCACGAAAGCCGACGAGAACGATTCGAAAGGCCTGCCGGCGGTGGGTTCGGTACTTGCAAGCCTGCTACAGTAAGAGAAAGCTTATACCATAGGCTTCGAAATGGAGGAGTGGACGCCGGGCGGCCTCCCGGGTAGGGGTACTTTGGAGGCGAATCCCGGCCCACAACACGGAATTATTGGGGTACAACGCTCCAGAGTGGCGACGCTGGTAACCGTGACAGACAGTTCCGAGAGCAGAAACGTCCGTCGACGAGCCGCGTGACCGTCAGACGCACGTCGTACGCCACTCGAGATGCCAATTCCCAAGGTGACGGCCACCCGAGGGGACGTATGGAGTACGAGGAGTGGGAACCGGTCTACGAGGCGATCCGACGCGACTTCGGCTACCCCCGGGCGGGCGACGAACGGGCTCGAGACCGACTGGCCGAACTGACCGGGCCGTTCGATCTGGCACGACTCGACGGCGTCCGGGACGCGACAGTCGTGATCGCCGGCGCTGGCCCGTCGCTCGAGGACGACGACGCACTCGAGCGTGCGGCCGGGGCCGACCAGGTGATCGCTGCCTCGACGGCCGTCGACCGGCTCGAGGACGCAGGCGTCGACGTCGATTGCATGGTAACCGACCTCGACAAGAACCCGGAGACAGTCGTCAGGCTCACCGTGCGGGGGACGCCGGTCGCCGTCCACGCTCATGGCGATAACCTGCAGGCGGTGGAGTCGGTGGTTCCCCAGTGTGACGACGCGTTCGTCCTGCCGACCACGCAGGTCGAACCCGTCGGTCCGGTCCGGAACGTCGGCGGGTTCACCGACGGTGACCGGGCGGCGTTTCTCGCCGACCACCTCGGTGCGGCCCGCCTGCAGTTCGCCGGCTGGGATTTCGACGACTCGACCGTCTCCGCGCCGAAAGGGCGCAAACTCGAGTGGGCCGAACGGTTGCTCTTCTGGCTCGAGCGTCGACGCGGTGAGCGGTTCGACGTCCTCGATGGGAGACGCGACGGCATCGACGCGAGTGCGCTCCCGCTCGAGTAACCGTCACGGAACGTCAGCTCGAAAAAGGATCGTCAGCGGATCCGGTGCGTTACGATGTCGTCCCGGCCGCAGTTCGGACAGCACGAAGTCGTCGGATCGACCGTCGTCCCGCACCGCCGACACTCCTCGACGGTCGCCGGCTCGGACGAGCGAAAGAGGACCGCAGAGATCGTCTCGCGAACCGTCGTCGGTCTCGATCGTCGCGTTCGACTCGAGCGTGTGGAACGTCGCATATCCACCGTCCCACTACTGTCACTGTTCGTTATTCTCTGGTTACCGTGATTGACACGAAAAATGACTGTCTCGAGTCACTCGTTGTTCTGTGCGTGCCACTCGAGACTGATCGGAAGGTACTCGAGCGAGAGGCGGCTGCTGGTCGCCGTGGGACCGCAGAGCGACTGCTGGTGATCGCGTGGGAAGTTCGCGCGTGTGAAGAGGACGCGTCAGCGGGAACGGCCGCGTGAGTCTCGTGAGGGCCTGCGACAGCGGGCTCAGAAGAGGGCGTCGAGTTCGCCGCCGGTGTCGACGAGGGAGGCGAACTCCTCGTCGGCCGACGCCTGGAGTTCGTCGGTGCGGTGTTTGGCATCGATCGCGACCTGCTGGAGTTTTTCGATGCGAGGGACGTCGGTCACCCCGGAGAGGAGGACGATCGAGCCGACCTCGTCGCGATGGGGAAGTGGGAAGTCACCACCGCGGATCTCCATACTCCCGGTCTCGCCCTCGAGCCACTGGCGGCCGCGTTCGATTCCCTTGCGGTTGAGTTCCTCCGGCGGGCCGGTAGCGACCACGAGGCCGCGTTCGGCGCTGCCGACGTCACAGGGCAGGGTCAGCCGACCGAGGGTTGCCTTCCGGACGAGGCTCGTCAGGCGGGTCGTCGACTGTCCCTCGTCGAAGCCCTCCTCGTCGCCCGACCGGAGCGAAGAGAGCAGGCCGCCCTGTGTGTCTTCGACCGTCTCGCGAGCGTAGCCCACGGTTGCGACGCCGCCGTCGTTCAGTGTGTTGATGATCTCCGAGGAGTCGACGACGCTCTCGGCGACGTGATCGTCGTGACCGACTTCGCCGGCCGCAAAGAGAAGGCCGAATCGCTCGGCGATCTCGCGGTTGATGCGACCGTAGCCGTCGGCGACGGACTCGCCAGCGCTGCGCCAGACGTCGTTGTCGAAGACGAGCAAACTGTCGACCTCACGGACGAACGTCTGGAACGAGCGGGCGGCGTTCAGGGTGTAGATTCCACCCTCGTCGGTCGCCGGGAGGATACCGAGGCCGTAGACCGGCTGGTTGTAGATCCGCTGTAAGTGTTCGGCGAGGACTGGAGCGCCGCCCGAGCCCGTTCCGCCGCCCATACCGGCGACGATGAGGAAGGCGTCGACTTCGTAGGCGGCGATCCTGTCGATCGCCTCCTGGATCTCGTCGACGTCCTGTTCGGTCACCTGGGCGCCGAGTTCGTTGTCCGCGCCGACGCCGTGGCCTTTCACACGTGCCTGTCCGACCAGGACGCGGTTCGCTCGCGGAACGTTCTCGAGTCCGTGCAGGTCCGTCGTCGCTGAGTTGACGGCGATCGCCGATTCGACGAAGCCGCCACCGATTCGTTCGTCGAACTCGATGAACGAGTCGACGACTTTCCCGCCTGCCTGACCAAAACCGATGAGTGCGAGTTTCATGGTTGTCTCTCGTGGCCGGTCCCCTCGGTCGACGGCTGCGGGCGCGTTCCTCGGCGTCCGAGAGCGCCGAGTACGCCGTCGTGAACGCACAGTATCTGGCCCCGAACGGCCAGTAACTGCGTGCAAACCGTCGCGTTCGGCCGAGTGGGAACGGATGCCACGTGACGACGGTGTCCAGTCGATGGCATTGTTATGGCCAACATATACTCGATCGCCGAACGTTCACGAACCCATAACAGTCCCGGTGGGTGAGTAGTCACGGACTACCTCGTGATTCGGTCGGGATCGGTCGCGTCGGGCCGTGGGGCACCTCGTCGTCGGCCTGCAGGTTCAGAAACTCCTATACAGGACGATGGCCTACGGCCGTGGTATGGAAGAGGGTCGGTCGACGCCGTCGAGACGAGGGTTTCTCGGGGGCGCATTCGCGATCGGCGTCGGCGGACTGGCCGGGTGCACCGAGCGATTGTGGTCGCGGGCCGAAGATACGGGGCCACAACAGGTCCAGGTGACGATCAAGACCCTTCCGGCGGACGACGACGCCATCGCCGCCAAGATACTCAGTCAGCTGCGGAGCAACTGCCAGGAGGC is a genomic window of Natrarchaeobaculum aegyptiacum containing:
- a CDS encoding tubulin/FtsZ family protein, which codes for MKLALIGFGQAGGKVVDSFIEFDERIGGGFVESAIAVNSATTDLHGLENVPRANRVLVGQARVKGHGVGADNELGAQVTEQDVDEIQEAIDRIAAYEVDAFLIVAGMGGGTGSGGAPVLAEHLQRIYNQPVYGLGILPATDEGGIYTLNAARSFQTFVREVDSLLVFDNDVWRSAGESVADGYGRINREIAERFGLLFAAGEVGHDDHVAESVVDSSEIINTLNDGGVATVGYARETVEDTQGGLLSSLRSGDEEGFDEGQSTTRLTSLVRKATLGRLTLPCDVGSAERGLVVATGPPEELNRKGIERGRQWLEGETGSMEIRGGDFPLPHRDEVGSIVLLSGVTDVPRIEKLQQVAIDAKHRTDELQASADEEFASLVDTGGELDALF
- a CDS encoding Cdc6/Cdc18 family protein; translated protein: MSANDDRDPLFRYDDPVFADERLLEITHLPGPDRIVGRDDQMQRVADALNPAIFGSEPNHLFIFGKTGTGKSLISRSVTKRVISEAGRDGVTVKYAFIDCGEQNTEASIIKTIAQIVNEPSASGISIPDRGLGTGDYYKRLWQAVDRCTDVTIVILDEIDMLEDDEVLRKLSRAGENRRISTSSIGIIGISNKIDFPDHLSERVKSSLSRDELVFSPYDANQLVEILEKRRDAFHDGVLADDVIPLTAALAAQEHGDARKAIDILRNAGRIAKKQNASRVVADHVRDAKEKTEADRFNELIEGSPQQAKAILYALTLLTENSTQKEFPTKIIYNQYKEIAGQLEFDVLSERRVQEILQEQNFLNVIQSEREGRGRGRGAHAKHRLLENPSIVKKVLLRDSRLAVLDEATRSS
- a CDS encoding 6-hydroxymethylpterin diphosphokinase MptE-like protein, yielding MEYEEWEPVYEAIRRDFGYPRAGDERARDRLAELTGPFDLARLDGVRDATVVIAGAGPSLEDDDALERAAGADQVIAASTAVDRLEDAGVDVDCMVTDLDKNPETVVRLTVRGTPVAVHAHGDNLQAVESVVPQCDDAFVLPTTQVEPVGPVRNVGGFTDGDRAAFLADHLGAARLQFAGWDFDDSTVSAPKGRKLEWAERLLFWLERRRGERFDVLDGRRDGIDASALPLE
- a CDS encoding AMP-binding protein — its product is MVNIVTKLQDTVMANQSATAIGGDEPVDFGTLWSQTDRFAGGLQDRGIVAGDAIALHLEDARAFLVAVFGALRTGCVPVAIPPGTDPNGVADVVDAVEARALVTDADRIMAVLNRAESVRVAVVVGREARMGVDLSTFLENDGMNSAGSRTGIDVVKQSDDDLALIAFVDRAHRIPSIDRPRVPSERLEGLCFDHEALAGAADVGRSIGSVESHLGLRPITCPLEFGVGALATILAGGRYEPIGPWDLERVRARCVTGDAARTILTREQADALDTLEDLPIACLVLESLSSVPAGRLVTEGARGESGVALDTDGVRRLYGDPATGIVHASGSVLEGEPADDGTVRPLPEVDVRSIDTDRGTEIAVATPAGATKCVRRDDGSEPRTEDDGSEPRTEDDGSELRTEDDGSELRTDADGTQIDTDGTRIDALDGRQWVRPGILGVSLEGAATEYSNDCNDSHTDRRFVWRSGVH
- the folP gene encoding dihydropteroate synthase, which translates into the protein MHSVDAAGLGIGDEYPPRIMGVLNVSEESPYDPSVYDDPGDAARYVDEELIDEGADIVDIGLESANKRFEVLSAAEELERLHVAVDTIESVSGDAVFSIETRYAEVAEAALDQGFDMVNDICGFADPEMPVVCEEYDVAVAKMASPPDLERPGAVEETDWAARKSPEWAERADYVDQVYEALTQNGLTDKTIVDPAFGGWSEAQTLADDRETFRRLREFRALGRPMLVSINRKNFLGDVAGRETDERLPVSLAATSMAVERGAHVIRTHDVAETRDAALIGDAFTERSRASVEGVSATRLDVHSTRDLRKHLEQRGVDPDLATTTHQVTVELEGLSAAEWAGLESVVGDPAGDGQSPVFVTHVSGDRGLVSGPVDSLETVARRLEDGPETTTKADENDSKGLPAVGSVLASLLQ